One Cellulomonas taurus genomic region harbors:
- the secF gene encoding protein translocase subunit SecF, translated as MAVNFAQWGNDLYTGRRSYDIVGRRKLWFLIGAILVVLSAILLVKPGLQPGIEFRGGSQFTVSNVKDLDQQPAIDAVAEVSSEEVPRVTTVGSSTIRVQTAELTNEQVEKVRTALQDAYGVTDDDVASSFIGPTWGSDVSKKAAQSLVVFLVLLAVVMTVYFRNWRMAAAAIIALFHDIAVTVGVYAAVGWEVTPATVIGFLTILGYSVYDTVVVFDKVRENTIAITEQSRATYEERANLAVNQTLVRSINTSVVALLPVAAILFIGAFVLGAGTLRDIALALFVGMFIGAFSSVFLATPLEVAFRLRERPIKEHTAKVLAGRTAAVTEFGSDGAAEPIRMTGQIRPGTHQGTSAQPRRKGR; from the coding sequence ATGGCCGTCAACTTCGCCCAGTGGGGCAATGACCTGTACACCGGTCGCCGGTCGTACGACATCGTGGGCCGTCGCAAGCTCTGGTTCCTGATCGGCGCGATTTTGGTCGTGCTCTCGGCGATCCTGCTGGTCAAGCCGGGCCTGCAGCCGGGCATCGAGTTCCGCGGTGGTTCGCAGTTCACCGTGTCGAACGTCAAGGACCTGGACCAGCAGCCCGCGATCGACGCGGTCGCCGAGGTGTCCTCGGAGGAGGTGCCGCGGGTCACCACGGTCGGTTCCTCGACCATTCGGGTGCAGACCGCCGAGCTGACCAACGAGCAGGTCGAGAAGGTGCGCACCGCGTTGCAGGACGCCTACGGCGTGACCGACGACGACGTGGCCTCCTCCTTCATCGGCCCGACCTGGGGCTCGGACGTCTCCAAGAAGGCCGCGCAGTCCCTGGTGGTCTTCCTGGTGCTGCTCGCGGTCGTGATGACCGTGTACTTCCGCAACTGGCGAATGGCTGCGGCGGCGATCATCGCGCTGTTCCACGACATCGCGGTCACGGTCGGCGTGTACGCGGCGGTCGGCTGGGAGGTCACCCCCGCCACGGTGATCGGTTTCCTCACCATCCTCGGGTACTCGGTCTACGACACCGTGGTGGTCTTCGACAAGGTGCGCGAGAACACGATCGCCATCACCGAGCAGAGCCGCGCCACCTACGAGGAGCGGGCGAACCTGGCGGTCAACCAGACCCTGGTCCGCTCGATCAACACCTCGGTGGTCGCGCTGCTGCCGGTCGCGGCGATCCTGTTCATCGGTGCCTTCGTGCTCGGTGCCGGAACGCTGCGCGACATCGCGCTGGCCCTGTTCGTCGGCATGTTCATCGGCGCGTTCTCGTCGGTGTTCCTCGCCACCCCGCTGGAGGTCGCCTTCCGACTGCGTGAGCGGCCGATCAAGGAGCACACCGCCAAGGTCCTGGCGGGACGCACCGCCGCTGTGACCGAGTTCGGGTCCGACGGCGCCGCCGAGCCGATCCGCATGACCGGTCAGATCCGTCCGGGCACCCACCAGGGCACCTCCGCCCAGCCGCGCCGGAAGGGCCGCTGA
- the hisS gene encoding histidine--tRNA ligase has protein sequence MARPTPLSGFPEWLPDGRIVEQHVLDTLRRTFELHGFAGIETRAVEPLDQLLRKGETSKEVYVLRRLQEEGESGKDAGLGLHFDLTVPFARYVLENAGHLAFPFQRYQIQKVWRGERPQDGRFREFVQADIDVVGAGELPYHYEVDLPLVMAEALGALRAIGVPEVRILVNNRRVAEGFYRGIGLDDVEAVLRSIDKLDKIGAEKVAALLVAEAGATDTQARACLDLAAISGSDATVIDRVRDLASTHGVDSALMEQGLAELGQLIEAAAVRAPGVVVADLKIARGLDYYTGSVYETVLVGHEQLGSICSGGRYDTLASDGSTTYPGVGLSIGVSRLVSRLISGGLVRATRAVPAAVLVAVINEETRPASDAVAAQLRLRGIPVEVAPTAAKFGKQIKHADRRGIPFVWFPGEDGDQVKDIRSGEQVEAQATSWQPSADDWWPRVVPAQA, from the coding sequence ATGGCACGCCCCACCCCGCTCTCCGGCTTCCCCGAATGGCTCCCCGACGGTCGGATCGTCGAGCAGCACGTCCTCGACACCCTGCGGCGCACCTTCGAACTGCACGGCTTCGCCGGGATCGAGACCCGGGCGGTCGAGCCGCTGGACCAGCTGCTGCGCAAGGGGGAGACCTCCAAGGAGGTGTACGTGCTGCGCCGCCTCCAGGAGGAGGGTGAATCCGGGAAGGACGCCGGGCTCGGACTGCACTTCGACCTGACCGTGCCGTTCGCGCGGTATGTCCTGGAGAACGCCGGTCACCTGGCCTTCCCGTTCCAGCGCTACCAGATCCAGAAGGTGTGGCGCGGTGAGCGGCCTCAGGACGGCCGGTTCCGCGAGTTCGTCCAGGCCGACATCGACGTGGTGGGTGCGGGGGAGCTGCCGTATCACTACGAGGTCGACCTGCCGCTGGTGATGGCCGAGGCGCTGGGTGCGCTGCGGGCGATCGGCGTGCCCGAGGTGCGGATCCTGGTGAACAACCGCCGGGTGGCGGAGGGGTTCTACCGCGGCATCGGGCTGGACGACGTCGAGGCGGTGCTGCGCAGCATCGACAAGCTGGACAAGATCGGTGCCGAGAAGGTGGCGGCGCTGCTGGTCGCCGAGGCCGGTGCCACCGACACCCAGGCCCGGGCCTGCCTCGACCTGGCGGCGATCTCCGGATCGGACGCGACCGTGATCGACCGGGTGCGGGACCTCGCGTCGACGCACGGGGTGGACTCCGCGCTGATGGAGCAGGGCCTGGCCGAGCTGGGTCAGCTGATCGAGGCGGCGGCGGTGCGCGCACCGGGCGTCGTCGTGGCCGATCTCAAGATCGCCCGCGGTCTGGACTACTACACCGGGTCGGTCTACGAGACGGTGCTGGTCGGGCACGAGCAGCTCGGCTCGATCTGTTCCGGTGGGCGGTACGACACCCTCGCCTCCGACGGGTCGACCACTTACCCGGGTGTCGGCCTGTCGATCGGTGTCTCGCGGCTGGTCTCCCGGCTGATCTCCGGCGGTCTGGTGCGGGCGACCCGGGCCGTCCCGGCCGCCGTGCTGGTCGCGGTGATCAACGAGGAGACCCGCCCGGCGTCGGACGCGGTGGCGGCCCAGCTCCGGCTGCGCGGCATCCCGGTCGAGGTGGCGCCGACGGCGGCGAAGTTCGGCAAGCAGATCAAGCACGCCGACCGGCGCGGCATCCCGTTCGTCTGGTTCCCCGGCGAGGACGGCGACCAGGTCAAGGACATCCGGTCGGGTGAACAGGTCGAGGCGCAGGCCACCAGCTGGCAGCCGTCGGCGGACGACTGGTGGCCGCGGGTGGTGCCCGCGCAGGCATGA
- a CDS encoding adenine phosphoribosyltransferase, whose amino-acid sequence MTTSQNITDEKLAARIEDLIRDVPDYPNPGVIFKDITPLLADAEAFAATIKAMAHAIPGPIDLVAGMEARGFIVAAPVAQELGAGFIPIRKAGKLPGPVAHRDYQLEYGEATVEVHPFTVPAGSRVLVVDDVLATGGTALATIELLQECGAEVVGLSFLMDLTFLPGRERLTGYPVNALLNVG is encoded by the coding sequence ATGACCACCTCGCAGAACATCACCGACGAGAAGCTGGCAGCCCGGATCGAGGACCTGATCCGGGACGTGCCCGACTACCCGAACCCGGGCGTGATCTTTAAGGACATCACCCCGCTGCTGGCCGACGCCGAGGCGTTCGCGGCCACGATCAAGGCGATGGCCCACGCGATCCCGGGTCCGATCGACCTGGTCGCCGGCATGGAGGCCCGTGGCTTCATCGTCGCGGCCCCGGTGGCGCAGGAGCTCGGCGCCGGGTTCATCCCGATCCGCAAGGCGGGCAAGCTGCCCGGCCCGGTCGCTCACCGCGACTATCAGCTGGAGTACGGCGAGGCCACCGTCGAGGTGCACCCCTTCACCGTCCCGGCCGGTTCCCGGGTGCTGGTGGTCGACGACGTGCTCGCCACCGGTGGCACCGCCCTGGCGACCATCGAGCTGCTGCAGGAATGCGGTGCCGAGGTGGTGGGGTTGAGCTTCCTGATGGACCTGACGTTCCTGCCCGGCCGTGAGCGCCTGACGGGATATCCGGTGAACGCCCTGCTGAACGTGGGCTGA
- a CDS encoding DUF349 domain-containing protein, with protein sequence MTETPADQPGTENAPAAETTDAAEQATVETADAATPAPEDAPTTEDAPTAEAPVEDAPTPEAPVADAPTAEAPDDAPADGSPAESAEPAAPAPGAVKPSAPKPSAIKPSAMRPRPAAPRPGSPVAAAPTTPVVPAPVPDDSAEAKAAAGFGRVDDEGTVYVREGDAERPVGQFPGAGPEEALSLYVRRFLDLQAKVAVFEARLQATDLAVKEIDQTLARLTEELAEPAAVGDLAALRERLDALRIVAAERRAQVEAERAAAKQVAVEARTAIVEKAEKIAGTEPSRMQWRPAGEQLRALLDEWKDAQRSGPRIDRPTEEALWKRFSHARTTFDRERRHYFAELETRNASAKTVKEQLVAEAEALADSTEWGPTAGKFRDLMARWKAAGRASRQDDDALWARFRAAQDRFFQSRDELNAAIDEEYRANLEVKEALLVEAEAIDVSAGLSAAKQAIRSIQDRWEAAGKVPRGDVQRVEGRMRAVENAIRDAEQAEWSRTNPETRARAEGAAAQLEQAIAQLEDDLAAAQAAGNDRKVKEAQAALDARRSWLEQVQRAADESSR encoded by the coding sequence GTGACCGAGACCCCTGCCGACCAGCCCGGCACCGAGAACGCTCCGGCTGCTGAGACCACCGACGCCGCCGAGCAGGCCACGGTCGAGACCGCCGACGCGGCGACCCCCGCCCCGGAGGACGCACCGACCACTGAGGACGCTCCGACCGCGGAAGCCCCGGTGGAAGACGCCCCGACCCCCGAAGCGCCGGTGGCGGACGCCCCGACCGCGGAGGCCCCGGACGACGCCCCGGCCGATGGCTCCCCCGCCGAGTCTGCCGAGCCCGCAGCTCCGGCCCCCGGCGCGGTGAAGCCCAGCGCGCCCAAGCCGAGCGCGATCAAGCCCAGCGCGATGCGCCCGCGTCCCGCCGCCCCCCGTCCGGGCAGCCCGGTCGCCGCCGCGCCCACCACCCCGGTCGTCCCGGCCCCGGTGCCGGACGACTCGGCGGAGGCTAAGGCCGCGGCCGGGTTCGGCCGGGTCGACGACGAGGGCACCGTCTACGTCCGCGAGGGCGACGCCGAGCGCCCCGTGGGGCAGTTCCCCGGTGCCGGCCCCGAGGAGGCGCTGAGCCTCTACGTCCGCCGGTTCCTGGATCTGCAGGCCAAGGTGGCCGTCTTCGAGGCCCGACTGCAGGCCACCGATCTGGCCGTCAAGGAGATCGACCAGACCCTGGCCCGGTTGACCGAGGAGCTGGCCGAGCCGGCCGCCGTCGGTGACCTGGCGGCCTTGCGCGAGCGGCTCGACGCGCTGCGGATCGTCGCAGCCGAGCGCCGGGCCCAGGTGGAGGCCGAGCGCGCCGCCGCCAAGCAGGTCGCGGTCGAGGCACGCACCGCCATCGTGGAGAAGGCGGAGAAGATCGCCGGGACCGAGCCCTCCCGGATGCAGTGGCGTCCGGCGGGCGAGCAGCTGCGTGCCCTGCTGGACGAGTGGAAGGACGCGCAGCGCTCCGGCCCGCGCATCGACCGCCCCACCGAGGAGGCGCTGTGGAAGCGGTTCAGCCACGCACGCACCACCTTCGACCGTGAGCGTCGGCACTACTTCGCCGAGCTGGAGACCCGGAACGCCTCCGCCAAGACGGTGAAGGAGCAGCTGGTCGCCGAGGCCGAGGCGCTGGCCGACAGCACCGAGTGGGGACCGACCGCGGGCAAGTTCCGTGACCTGATGGCGCGGTGGAAGGCCGCCGGTCGCGCGTCCCGGCAGGACGACGACGCCCTGTGGGCACGGTTCCGTGCCGCGCAGGACCGGTTCTTCCAGTCCCGCGACGAGCTGAACGCCGCGATCGACGAGGAGTACCGCGCCAACCTGGAGGTCAAGGAGGCGCTGCTGGTCGAGGCCGAGGCGATCGACGTCTCCGCCGGGCTGAGCGCCGCGAAGCAGGCGATCCGGTCGATCCAGGACCGATGGGAGGCGGCGGGCAAGGTGCCCCGGGGCGACGTCCAGCGGGTCGAGGGCCGGATGCGTGCGGTGGAGAACGCGATCCGCGACGCCGAGCAGGCCGAGTGGAGCCGGACCAACCCGGAGACCCGTGCCCGGGCCGAGGGTGCCGCCGCGCAGCTCGAGCAGGCCATTGCCCAGCTGGAGGACGACCTGGCGGCGGCGCAGGCGGCCGGCAACGACCGCAAGGTCAAGGAGGCGCAGGCGGCGCTGGATGCCCGGCGGTCCTGGCTGGAGCAGGTGCAGCGCGCCGCTGACGAGTCCAGCCGCTGA
- a CDS encoding RelA/SpoT family protein, with amino-acid sequence MADSLRTPDARETPAVTGATARVRQRLARFGQGRVPAQTAAIEPLLQAVRTNHPRADLSLIERAYVTAEKAHRGQLRKSGDPYITHPVAVATILAELGMTPPTLAAALLHDTVEDTDYSLDQLRSEYGPEIAMLVDGVTKLDKVTFGDAAQAETVRKMVIAMSRDIRVLVIKLADRLHNARTWKFVPAHKAEGKARETLEIYAPLAHRLGMNTIKWELEDLSFATLYPKVYDEIVHLVAERAPAREEYLAIVREQVGGDLRTAKIKATVTGRPKHYYSIYQKMIVRGRDFADIYDLVGVRVLVDTVRDCYAALGTLHARWNPVPGRFKDYIAMPKFNLYQSLHTTVIGPGGKPVEIQIRTHDMHRRAEYGVAAHWKYKENAKNQAGDEEPGGADMTWLRQLVDWQKETADPSEFLDSLRFEIADGEVYVFTPKGDVMALPAGATPVDFAYSVHTEVGHRTMGARVNGRLVPLDTKLENGDVVEVFTSKSETAGPSRDWLGFVTSPRARNKIRQWFTKERREEAIEHGKDAIAKAMRKQNLPIQRLLSHEALVGLANEMRYADVSALYAAVGEGQASAASVVQKLVQAMGGEPGTEEDIAETARPGQTSRRVRTGDPGVVVKGVDDIWVKLAKCCTPVPGDDIIGFITRGDGVSVHRTDCINVTQLRQQPERIVDVEWTQGTGSLFLVQIQVEALDRSRLLSDITRVLSDSHVNILSASVSTSRDRVAMSRFVFEMAEPSHLASVLSAVRKVEGVFDVYRITGAKADHQPVGG; translated from the coding sequence ATGGCGGATTCCCTGCGGACCCCTGACGCCCGCGAGACCCCGGCGGTCACCGGTGCCACCGCCCGGGTGCGACAGCGCCTGGCCCGCTTCGGGCAGGGCCGGGTCCCGGCGCAGACCGCGGCGATCGAGCCGTTGTTGCAGGCGGTGCGGACCAACCACCCGCGTGCCGACCTGAGCCTGATCGAACGCGCGTACGTCACCGCCGAGAAGGCGCACCGCGGGCAGCTGCGCAAGAGCGGCGACCCGTACATCACGCACCCGGTGGCGGTCGCCACGATCCTGGCCGAGCTGGGCATGACTCCGCCGACCCTGGCCGCCGCGCTGCTGCACGACACGGTCGAGGACACCGACTACTCGCTGGACCAGCTGCGCAGCGAGTACGGCCCCGAGATCGCGATGCTGGTCGACGGCGTGACCAAGCTCGACAAGGTCACCTTCGGCGACGCCGCGCAGGCCGAGACCGTCCGCAAGATGGTGATCGCCATGTCCCGGGACATCCGGGTGCTGGTGATCAAGCTCGCCGACCGGCTGCACAACGCCCGCACCTGGAAGTTCGTCCCCGCGCACAAGGCGGAGGGGAAGGCCCGCGAGACGCTGGAGATCTACGCTCCGCTGGCACACCGGCTGGGCATGAACACCATCAAGTGGGAGCTGGAGGACCTGTCCTTCGCCACCCTCTACCCGAAGGTCTACGACGAGATCGTGCACCTGGTGGCCGAGCGGGCTCCGGCGCGCGAGGAGTACCTGGCGATCGTGCGCGAGCAGGTCGGCGGCGACCTGCGCACCGCGAAGATCAAGGCCACCGTCACCGGGCGGCCGAAGCACTACTACTCGATCTACCAGAAGATGATCGTCCGTGGCCGCGACTTCGCGGACATCTACGACCTGGTCGGCGTGCGGGTCCTGGTGGACACCGTGCGGGACTGCTACGCGGCGCTCGGCACGCTGCACGCGCGATGGAACCCGGTGCCCGGCCGGTTCAAGGACTACATCGCGATGCCGAAGTTCAACCTGTACCAGTCGCTGCACACCACGGTGATCGGCCCCGGCGGAAAGCCGGTGGAGATCCAGATCCGTACCCACGACATGCACCGTCGTGCGGAGTACGGCGTGGCGGCGCACTGGAAGTACAAGGAGAACGCGAAGAACCAGGCCGGCGACGAGGAGCCGGGCGGCGCCGACATGACCTGGCTGCGCCAACTGGTCGACTGGCAGAAGGAGACCGCCGACCCCTCGGAGTTCCTGGACTCCCTGCGGTTCGAGATCGCCGACGGGGAGGTCTACGTCTTCACGCCCAAGGGCGACGTGATGGCGCTGCCCGCGGGTGCGACCCCGGTCGACTTCGCCTACTCGGTGCACACCGAGGTCGGTCACCGCACGATGGGTGCCCGCGTCAACGGTCGGCTGGTGCCGCTGGACACCAAGCTGGAGAACGGCGACGTGGTGGAGGTCTTCACCTCCAAGTCGGAGACCGCCGGGCCCTCGCGCGACTGGCTCGGCTTCGTCACCAGTCCGCGCGCCCGGAACAAGATCCGGCAGTGGTTCACCAAGGAACGCCGCGAAGAGGCGATCGAGCACGGCAAGGACGCGATCGCCAAGGCGATGCGCAAGCAGAACCTGCCGATCCAGCGCCTGCTCTCGCACGAGGCCCTGGTCGGTCTCGCGAACGAGATGCGCTACGCGGACGTGTCCGCGCTCTACGCGGCGGTCGGTGAGGGTCAGGCCTCGGCCGCCTCGGTGGTGCAGAAGCTCGTCCAGGCGATGGGTGGCGAGCCGGGCACCGAAGAGGACATCGCCGAGACCGCGCGCCCCGGGCAGACCTCCCGGCGGGTGCGGACCGGCGATCCCGGTGTCGTGGTCAAGGGCGTCGACGACATCTGGGTCAAGCTGGCCAAGTGCTGCACCCCGGTGCCGGGCGACGACATCATCGGCTTCATCACCCGGGGCGACGGCGTCAGCGTCCACCGCACCGACTGCATCAATGTCACCCAGCTGCGGCAGCAGCCGGAGCGGATCGTGGACGTCGAGTGGACGCAGGGCACCGGCAGCCTGTTCCTGGTGCAGATCCAGGTCGAGGCGCTGGACCGGTCGCGGTTGCTGTCGGACATCACCCGCGTGCTGTCCGACAGCCACGTCAACATCCTCTCCGCCTCGGTGTCCACCTCCCGCGACCGGGTGGCGATGTCGCGGTTCGTGTTCGAGATGGCCGAGCCCTCGCATCTGGCCTCCGTGCTCTCCGCGGTGCGCAAGGTCGAAGGGGTCTTCGACGTCTACCGGATCACCGGGGCCAAGGCCGACCACCAGCCGGTGGGGGGCTGA
- the secD gene encoding protein translocase subunit SecD translates to MRTLITLVVLIVALFAALFGGTKWSDATWTPKLALDLEGGTQLILAPKTEDNASVSRETIQQAIEVIRQRVDSSGVAEAEITSQGGSNIVVALPGKPSEATLDLVRTSAQMEFRPVLTYADPTPTATDGATADPSDPSATGAPDADATISPDGLATSEPTDGATAENSSASSDAVFSNAVSTGDDAVIRDAAATDDPTAEPSPSASAGTDGSATGPESPSDINYYVTEDVLQRFNELDCTDPKNLTGGDTADPDTALVTCDPTGTIKYILGPVEITGDHISNATSGIGVNSQGVSTGQWVVNLSFDGTGTDEFKTVTTRLQGLQSPQNQFAIVLDGLVISAPSLSPGTIIADGKAEISGSFNRESATTLANQLKFGALPISFDVQSEEQISATLGSEQLEKGLIAGLIGLLLVVIYSLFQYRALGFVTVLSLVIAAVLTYGVITLLSWTQGYRLSLPGVAGLIVAIGITADSFIVYFERIRDELREGRTLVAAVDRGWERARRTILASDAVNFLAAIVLYFLAVGSVRGFAFTLGLTTLLDLLIVFVFTHPVMLLIAKTKFFGSGHPLSGLDPRRLGATGGTRYVGRGRVATGRRDADPEDGGLSTENPLVATTVAGGTIAERRAAARAAAQGTAPHDAASHDTAPTDTPTDGSTPAERTEGND, encoded by the coding sequence GTGCGCACGCTGATCACGCTCGTGGTCCTGATCGTCGCCCTCTTCGCCGCCCTGTTCGGTGGCACGAAGTGGTCTGACGCGACCTGGACCCCGAAGCTGGCACTCGACCTGGAGGGTGGCACCCAGCTCATCCTCGCGCCCAAGACCGAGGACAACGCCAGCGTCAGCCGCGAGACGATCCAGCAGGCGATCGAGGTCATCCGCCAGCGCGTGGACTCCTCCGGCGTCGCCGAGGCCGAGATCACCAGCCAGGGCGGGTCCAACATCGTCGTGGCGCTGCCGGGCAAGCCCAGCGAGGCCACGCTGGACCTGGTCCGCACCTCGGCCCAGATGGAGTTCCGGCCGGTGCTGACCTACGCCGACCCGACGCCGACCGCGACCGACGGTGCCACCGCCGACCCGTCCGACCCCTCGGCCACCGGGGCGCCCGACGCCGACGCCACGATCAGCCCGGACGGCCTCGCCACCTCGGAGCCGACCGACGGTGCCACCGCCGAGAACTCCTCGGCCTCCTCCGACGCCGTGTTCAGCAATGCCGTGTCCACCGGCGACGACGCTGTGATCCGGGACGCTGCGGCCACCGACGACCCGACCGCCGAGCCGAGCCCGTCCGCCTCCGCCGGAACCGACGGCAGCGCCACCGGCCCGGAGTCGCCGAGCGACATCAACTACTACGTCACCGAAGACGTGCTCCAGCGGTTCAACGAGCTGGACTGCACCGACCCGAAGAACCTCACCGGCGGCGACACAGCCGACCCGGACACCGCGCTGGTCACCTGTGACCCGACCGGGACGATCAAGTACATCCTCGGCCCGGTGGAGATCACCGGTGACCACATCTCCAACGCCACCTCCGGCATCGGCGTGAACTCGCAGGGTGTCTCCACCGGCCAGTGGGTGGTGAACCTGTCCTTCGACGGCACCGGCACCGACGAGTTCAAGACCGTCACCACCCGGTTGCAGGGGCTGCAGTCGCCGCAGAACCAGTTCGCGATCGTGCTGGACGGACTGGTCATCTCCGCCCCGTCGCTGTCCCCGGGCACGATCATCGCGGACGGCAAGGCGGAGATCTCCGGCTCGTTCAACCGGGAGTCCGCCACCACGCTGGCCAACCAGCTGAAGTTCGGTGCGCTGCCGATCTCCTTCGACGTGCAGTCGGAGGAGCAGATCTCCGCCACGCTCGGCTCCGAGCAGCTGGAGAAGGGCCTGATCGCGGGCCTGATCGGTCTTCTGCTGGTGGTGATCTACTCGCTGTTCCAGTACCGCGCGCTGGGCTTCGTCACCGTGCTGTCCCTGGTGATCGCCGCGGTGCTGACCTACGGCGTGATCACCCTGTTGTCCTGGACCCAGGGGTACCGCCTGTCGCTGCCCGGTGTGGCCGGTCTGATCGTCGCGATCGGTATCACCGCCGACTCGTTCATCGTCTACTTCGAACGCATCCGGGATGAGCTGCGCGAGGGCCGCACCCTGGTCGCCGCGGTGGACCGTGGCTGGGAGCGGGCACGCCGGACCATCCTGGCCTCCGACGCGGTGAACTTCCTGGCCGCGATCGTGCTCTACTTCCTGGCCGTCGGCTCGGTGCGGGGCTTCGCCTTCACCCTGGGTCTGACCACGCTGCTCGACCTGCTGATCGTCTTCGTCTTCACCCACCCGGTGATGTTGCTGATCGCCAAGACGAAGTTCTTCGGCAGCGGTCATCCGCTGTCCGGTCTGGACCCGCGTCGGCTCGGTGCCACCGGTGGCACCCGCTACGTCGGCCGTGGCCGGGTCGCCACCGGGCGCCGCGACGCGGACCCCGAGGACGGCGGACTCAGCACCGAGAACCCGCTGGTGGCGACCACGGTCGCCGGTGGCACGATCGCCGAGCGCCGGGCCGCCGCACGGGCCGCCGCGCAGGGGACAGCACCGCACGACGCCGCATCGCACGACACGGCACCGACTGACACGCCGACGGACGGCAGCACCCCGGCCGAGCGCACCGAGGGGAACGACTGA
- a CDS encoding peptidylprolyl isomerase has product MPSSKREREYERRRYEKWQERQAAKRVARRRQRIIAGSVAAVLVLGIGVSTAVLLNRDDSDATAANSPAPTSTATAPAIGGEARTGNDGTVPDASLAEGRTWTGEITLNTGDVGIELDGKAAPQAVANFVTLAQEGYFDGTDCHRLTTDGLFVLQCGDPTATGTGGPGYTFGPVENAPADGIYPAGTIAMARSSAQDSQGSQFFIVYEDTELPTDGGGYTVFGKVTSGLDVIQAIADAGVVGGAADGQPTNRVTIEGVETQ; this is encoded by the coding sequence GTGCCGTCCAGCAAGCGCGAGCGCGAGTACGAGCGCCGCCGGTACGAGAAGTGGCAGGAGCGCCAGGCCGCGAAGCGGGTCGCGCGCCGTCGGCAGCGGATCATCGCCGGGTCGGTCGCCGCGGTGCTGGTGCTCGGGATCGGCGTGAGCACCGCGGTGCTGCTGAACCGCGACGACTCGGACGCCACCGCCGCGAACTCCCCGGCCCCGACCTCGACCGCCACCGCCCCGGCCATCGGCGGGGAGGCACGCACCGGCAACGACGGCACGGTGCCGGACGCCTCGCTGGCCGAGGGCCGCACCTGGACCGGCGAGATCACGCTGAACACCGGCGACGTCGGCATCGAGCTGGACGGCAAGGCGGCTCCGCAGGCGGTCGCGAACTTCGTGACGCTGGCGCAGGAGGGCTACTTCGACGGCACCGACTGCCACCGGCTGACCACCGACGGGCTGTTCGTGCTGCAGTGCGGTGACCCGACCGCCACCGGCACCGGCGGTCCCGGTTACACCTTCGGCCCGGTGGAGAACGCACCGGCCGACGGGATCTACCCCGCGGGCACCATCGCGATGGCCCGGTCCTCCGCACAGGACAGCCAGGGGTCGCAGTTCTTCATCGTGTACGAAGACACCGAGCTGCCGACGGACGGCGGCGGGTACACCGTGTTCGGCAAGGTCACGTCGGGACTCGACGTGATCCAGGCCATCGCTGACGCGGGTGTCGTGGGAGGGGCCGCCGACGGCCAGCCCACGAACCGCGTCACCATCGAGGGAGTGGAGACCCAGTGA
- a CDS encoding MBL fold metallo-hydrolase, which translates to MRILTLTAPVYGASCYLIAADDGDTVVVDAGGGVADAVARVVDEQGLRITGVLATHGHADHVWDAPRVAARAGVPVTVHAADAYRLADPLAPLGGTSSGVYAALLAEGLSTDWEPPTELDTIDADGELAFGSVRLTARHAPGHTEGSTLYLIDDRAVCTGDVLFRGTIGRTDLPGGDHATMEQTLRTVVARLPRAAAVLPGHGPSSMVADELAGNPFLIHLAG; encoded by the coding sequence ATGCGGATTCTGACCCTCACGGCGCCGGTGTACGGCGCGAGCTGCTACCTGATCGCCGCCGACGACGGCGACACCGTCGTGGTGGACGCGGGTGGCGGTGTCGCGGATGCCGTGGCCCGCGTGGTGGACGAGCAGGGACTCCGGATCACCGGCGTCCTGGCCACCCACGGCCACGCCGACCACGTCTGGGACGCGCCCCGGGTCGCCGCCCGGGCCGGGGTGCCGGTGACGGTGCACGCGGCCGACGCGTACCGGCTCGCGGACCCGCTGGCGCCGCTGGGTGGCACGTCCTCCGGGGTGTACGCCGCGCTGCTGGCCGAGGGGCTGTCCACCGACTGGGAGCCGCCGACGGAGCTCGACACCATCGACGCCGACGGTGAGCTGGCCTTCGGCTCGGTGCGCCTGACCGCCCGGCACGCACCCGGCCACACCGAGGGGTCGACGCTGTACCTGATCGACGACCGGGCGGTCTGCACCGGGGACGTGCTGTTCCGCGGCACCATCGGCCGCACCGATCTGCCCGGCGGGGACCACGCGACGATGGAGCAGACCCTGCGCACGGTGGTCGCCCGGCTGCCCCGGGCGGCGGCCGTGCTCCCCGGTCACGGACCGTCGAGCATGGTCGCCGACGAGCTGGCGGGCAATCCGTTCCTGATCCACCTGGCAGGATGA